A window of Aurantibacillus circumpalustris genomic DNA:
TGGGTGATTATGCGCCATGCTAGTAATGTTCGACCGCGTTTAAGCGACAGGGGGGTAATCCTAGTTTAAACTAAGTGAAAAACACTAGTAGCGTTTAAGTGAAAACCTTATTTCACTCATTGAATCATTATAAATACTTCCCAGGATCTATAATTTGTGGCAAAACGAAACCTAAAAAATTACTAATTATTAGGTATCTATGCTCACATAACTCCAATAAAAAAACTGAAACGATTTTTATCAGCTCCGGTTTTTAATTTTTGGGTAAATACTTTACTTTTTTGCAAAAAGACTAAAGGCTTTACAGGAAGCGACCAACTTCGTTATTTTTCAGAAACCTATATTCGTAAACGGCATTTATGGTCACAGTTTTTAAATAAAAAAAATCTCCCTGACTTATACTGTTGTCAGTATAAATCAGGGAGATTTTTAATTGGATAAGTTTTAAAAAATCACTCCAAAGGTTTGACTCTAACTTAATAGGAAGTTTTTAATTCAACCCTTCTGTTTTTTGCTTTTCCTGCATTAGTCTTATTATCTGCTATTGGTTTTGTTTCTCCATAACCAACAGGTGTTAGGCGTTCCTCTGAAATACCTTTTGATATTAAATAATTTTTCACCGATTCAGTTCTTTTTTGTGAAAGCGTAATGTTGTATGCATCATCGCCGTCGCTATCTGTGTGTCCTTCAATGGTAAGGTTAACCGATTGATTTCTTTTAAGAATATCTGCCAAATCATCTAATGCTGAGTTCGAGATTAATTTTAATTTATCGCTATTGGTTTCGAAATAAATTTTTCCGGCAATTAAAGTTATTTTTTGAACATCTAATTTTGGAATTTCAGGACAGCCTTTATTTTCAATAGAACCTTTTGCTGTAGGGCAACGGTCTTCTTTATCAGAAATGCCATCTTTATCGGTATCAGGACAGCCTTTAAAAACTAATTCTCCAGCTAACTCCGGACAAAGATCTTCTTCATTTACAATACCATCTTTATCAGTATCAATAGCACAACCGTTACCATCTACTTTATATCCTGTTTTCGTACCAGGACATTTATCATTGATATCTGCAATACCATCTTTATCACTATCAGGACATCCGTTCAATTCCTTTGGTCCAAATACTGTTGGACAACGGTCATCCTTATCCGTAATACCATCCATATCTGTATCAGGACAACCTGCAAGGCTTGGAAGACCGGCAATGTCTTTACACGCATCTAAATAATCTGCAACACCATCTTTATCAGTATCAATTGGGCAACCAAATTCATCTACAGAAATCCCGGTTGGTGTATCTGAACATTTATCTTTTTTATCGGGCACACCATCTTTGTCGGTATCTTTTTGTTTTCCAAGATTAAATGTTAATGCTACAGTATGATACAGTTCCATGTCGTTATCTCCACCAGCAGTTACACCATCAATATGATCGGCATTCGTGAAAAGAAACGACTCCTGGAGACGCAAAGAAACAACTGGTCCGAATTGAAAACTAAAACCACCACCAACTGTTGGCAAAGAAAAAACAAAGTGTTCTTTCTGAAGAGAAAAAACTGACTCGTACCAAACTAAACCAGCACCAGCCATTAAATATGGTCTCACAACAGCTGTGGGTTTTGTAAAGTGAAATCTTACCGCGATGTTTCCAGAGTTGTGGCGCGCTAAAAAATGATTTGGATTCAATGCTGTACCTACCGACGAATGGTCTGTGTATCCAACCTCACCTCTTGAAAAAGCTAAAGATAAATCGAAGTAATTGTTTAAATATCGGGACACATTGATGCCAGCAAAGGCATAAGAAGCTTGATCTGTTTGATAAAATCCGTTACCTAAATCACCCTTATATTGAGCGAGTCCACCGTGAACCCCAAGTGTCCATTTTTTTTCTTCTGTTTGTGTAAATGCTGTGAGTGTTGTTAAACAACATGCAAGCCAAAGTATTTGTTTTTTCATTTTATTTATTTTAGAGTTTATGTTTTTTAATCATTATAGATGCAGTATAATTTTGTTTATTTCTTCTTTTGTTCTTCCGAGTATCAACTCAAGTCTGCCAAGCATCTCGTCCTTTTTTCCGTCAACGAATAACAAATCATTATCGGTTAGTATTGCAAATTTTTGTTTGAGTTTTCCTTTTACTTCATCCCAATTTCCATGTAGTTCATCCATATTTTTCATTTTACTATTGTGTGAATTGGTTTATTTCCACAAAGCAAAGGTGGTAAGGTCTAGTAGAGAAAGTATTACAGAGTTCGTCGAATATGTTACATGTTTCACGGATTTGTAAAACAGATCGTTTTGTGCACTTCAATTGTAAATATTAACGCGACAATATCCCTAGGAGCTCTTGATTTTAGGTTAAAAAAACGAATAACGTAAAACCCCCTCCGAAAATAATTCGTAAGGGGGTTTTAAAAAAGGGGTTAAATTATTTGTGCGATATAAGCTTACCAGATTGAATGATTTTATTATTTGTGCTAATAGTATATAAATAAATACCATCTGCAAGTTCGTGTGTTTCGATAGCGTTATTTGATTTTGTAAGAATAGAATACATGACTTCTTTACCAAGCAAATTATATATCCTTAGTTCTCCCTTATTAAAAGTGCTATTGTTATCAATGGACACGTGTAATGTACTTGAGAAAGGATTAGGATATAAATGGATTGATTTAGAACTGTAATTATCAAATGTATTTATTCCTACATCATTACATTCAATAAGAACAGCGTCGATGGATGTTACTGCAGGTGAACAACTACCAGTTATAACCACATTATAATCAGTTCCAAGATCACTTCCTACTACTGGATTAATTAACAGGTTAGCTGTATTAGCACCAGAAATACTTCCGCCATCAACAAGATTAACAGAACCTTTTCTCCACTGATAAGTAAGTCCAGCGCCAATAGACGTTACGCTAAACATAGCTGCACTTCCCAAACACGTGATTTGATCGATAGGTTGAGTTGTTATACTTGCAGATTCATTCACTAACAAAGAATTATTAGCTGAAATAATAGAAGGTGTACACATACCCATTACAACCACATTATAATCTAATGCTCCATCAGCTTGTGTGATCGTATTAAAAGTAAGTGTTGGTGTATTTACTCCAGATATATTTCCTGCGTTTAATAAGTTAGTTGTTCCTTTTCTCCACTGGTATGTAAGTGCACCACCGGTAGCTACTACAGAAATGTTTACGAGATCATTTGTGCAAGAAATCTGATTACTCGCGTTTGAAGTAATACTCGGAGGAGCGTTTACAGTTAGTGAAACATAATTAGAGGTATCGCTTGGAGCAAAAGCTCCGCTCACAATCACGTTATAATTTAAAGAAGAATCGCTAACTGCTACCGGATTAATAATTAACGTGGGAGATGTGGCTCCAGAAATATTTCCACCATTTATTAAATTAACAGAACCTTTTCTCCATTGGTAAGTAAGATTACTACCAGTAGAATTCACAGTAAAACTAGCAGTTCCAGGAGCACAAAGCGTTTTATTAATAGGTTGTGTTGTAATATTTGGAGCAAACGCTGTACATCCAGCGGTAACAGTTACGTTAATGGCAGCTGTTCCTACAGAACCGTTAGTAGTTAAAGCGCGTCCGTTTAGTTCCACACCGGTTGCTAAATTAATAGCGCCATTGTTTGCTACAATTGTTCCTTTAAAATCGGTGTAATTATTTAAATTCACTGCACCATCAACTTTCCAGAACACATTTTTTGCTTGCGTACCATTCGTTAAAATAACACTGGCATAAGCACTGCTTGATAATGCGCCATTGATAGAAATTACAAAAACCGCGTTCGCATTTCCCATTCCGTTTAAAAAAAGTGTATCAACAAAAGTTGTAGCACCATTCATTTGGTAAACGTGTGGAGTAAGTACTAATTTGTTTCCAAATTGAGGAGGATAAAGTAAATTAATATCGTAAGGCAAGGTATTGAGGTATGTGTAAAGTGTAAGCAAATCGGCTGCACAAGTACCTGTTGAGACGTCGGCAATAGGGTGAATAGACCCACTTACATTTAATGGATTGAAACCTGTAGTTAAGCCTACATTTGTTCCAACATCTCCACCGTTAATAAAACTAATTCCGGTATTAGTAACCGGCCCGTTTGACGAAAATATACCATAACAACCTGTCGAATTAAGAGTTGGAGACGCTGGTCCTGTTAAATAAGGACTACCACAACCAACTGGCGTAAACGCTAAAACATCTGAAAGTGTAATTCCACCACTTGTCGTCATGGCTCTACCTTCAAGCGTTGCGCCTGAGGAAAGAGATATCGCGGCATTGTTAGCGATGATCGTACCTTTCATTTTTGTTCCTGCAGCTAAACTTACCGCACCTTCAACTTTCCAAAATACATTACAGGCCTTGGCACCATTTGCTAAAATCACATTGGCACCTGCTGCTGACGCAAAAGTACCACCAATTTTAAAAATAAATATAGCACTCGCATTATTTTGTGCGTCAAGTGTTAATGTGCCATTTAAGGTAGAAGCGGCAGAGGTTGAATACACTCCTGCGTTTAAAGTTGCGCCATTACCTAATAAAGGTGATGGAAAAAAAGCAGCAACGGTAGCATTTAATTGGTTATAGGCGCTTAATAGATCGGTAGCACAAAGCGCGCTTGCGCCATTATTATCATTCATAACACCGTTTACATTTCCAAAACCAGTACTTGAGCCATTGTTGGTTCCCACATTGCCAGTAATTTGCGAAATACCAATTTGGGTCACCGCACCAATGGAAGTAAATACAGCAAAGCCTGCAGTAGATCCAAGTGTAGGGGCCTGTCCGAATGTAACACCGGGAAGATTCATTATACCAATGGCTGTTGCCAAATAAAGTAATTTTGTTTTCATTTTTTTATTTTTAAAGGTGAATTCGTTTTCACGCTGCTAAGGTCATCATGAATACATTGAGAACCATTACACAACTTTTTCATTTAGTTACATTATTCACACACTTTCTAAATCCTGCTTAAAAAAAAATCCCCATTCCTCTTAAAGAAGAATGGGGATTTAAAATATTAAATTTGTTTATTGACCAATAATTTTTCCAGTTTGAATTACTTTATTGTCATACATGATTCTGTAAAAATAAGCACCTGGAGCAAGTTTACTCGTGTTTAGTTGCGTTATTTCTTTCGTCACCGTCGAGTGCATTACTTCTACACCTGAAACATCATAAATTTTCATTTCGCATGTGTTCATTAATGACTCTTTAGTTACCGAAATATTAATCTCATTAGAAAACGGATTCGGGAAAACTTTCACAGTTCCAACTGAATTTTCTTCTTTTTTTATACCAGTAGGATTCTCACAAAAACATACCCAAAGAATAGCATTGTTTGAAACTACTTGAGGTGAACAAGCTCCAGTGATTACAACGTTGTAATTAGAAGCTGTATCAGACTGGTTAACTGGGTTAATGGTAAGAATAGATGAATTAGCACCTGAGATGTTTCCACCATTCACTAAATTAACAGTTCCTCTTCTCCATTGATAGGTTAATTCTGAACCTGTTGCCATCACAATAAAACTTACTGAACTACCGATGTAACCCATTTGATTGTTTGGTTGTAAGGTAATAACAGGAGCTGTTTTAACAGTCACTTGTAAGTTAGCTGTAGTTACACTTGGCGCGCATAAACCAGTAATTACTAAATTGTAATTTGAACCTGCGTCACTTGTATTTACAGGATTAATAGTCAGTACAGCTGTGTTAGCTCCAGAAATATTTCCGCCATTTACTAAATTAACAGATCCTCTTCTCCATTGAAAAGTTAAACCAGAACCAGTTACAGTAACCGGAAGACTCATTGAACTTCCTTCACATACTTTTTGAGTTCCAGGTAACATAACAACGATGGGTGAAACGTTGATCGTTAATGCAACATTTGCCGAAATTGCATCGGGTGCGCAATCACCATGAACAACTAAGTTATAATCACTCGCAACATCTGCTGTTCCTGCTGGGTTAATAGTCAAGATCGCTGAATTAGCTCCTGTAATATTGTTTCCGTTTGTGATGTTTGCTGTTCCTTTTCTCCATTGGTAACTTAAATTCGTTCCAGCTGTGGTAACAGAAAAAATAATCGTACCTCCAGCACAAATAGTTTGTGAAACAGGTTGAGTTAAGATGGAAGGAGCGGTATTAACTACTAATCCAACGTTTGATGAGATTTGATTAGGTGAACATAATCCCGAAACTACAACATTGTAATTCGCTGCCGCATCTGATGATAAAACTGAATTGATAGTAAGCACCGAGCTTGTAGCTCCTGAGGTGGTTCCACCATTTGTTATATTAGTACTACCTTTTCTCCATTGGTACGTTAATCCTGATCCACTTGCCGTTACAATAAAGTTAACTGGACTACCAGCACAAATAGTTTGTGTTACTGGTTGAGCTAAAATTGACGGTGGCGTATTAACCACTAGTGAAACGTTGTTTGAAACAACAGTTGGTGAACAAACTCCTGTTATAACTACATTATAATTAGCTAATGCATCGGCAACCGTTACTGAATTAAGAGTAAGTTGTGATGATGTTGCACCAGAAATATTACCACCGTTGCTTAAATTCACAGTTCCAATTCTCCATTGATAGGCTAAACCTGATCCGGTTACAGTAACAGGGAAATTAACCGTAGAACCAGCACACACTGTTTGTGATACTGGTTGAGTAGAAATTACAGGTGACGTATTTACTACTAATGATACATTCATTGAAATATCATTCGGTACACAAGATCCTGAAACTAAAACATTGTAATTAGTTCCTGCATCAAGCAAGGTAGCTGCACTAATATTTAAAGTTGCTGTTGTTACACCAGAAATAGTACCACCATTACTCATGTTAACAGTTCCCTTTCTCCATTGGTAAGTTATACCAGGACCAGATGCTACAACTGGAAAACTAACCGCACTCCCTGCGCAAACAGTTTGTGATACCGGTTGCGTTGTAATGCTTGGTGAACCATTTACGGTTAAAATAACATTTGATGAAGTTTGACTAGGAGCACAAAGACCAGAAATAACTACATTATAGTTTGAAGCCCCATCTACCGCTGCTACTGGATTAATCGTTAAGATAGCCGAGGTTGCACCAGAAGTCGATCCACCATTTGCAATGTTAACTAAACCTTTTCTCCATTGATAAGTTAAACCAGAACCTGTAACGGTAACAGGAAAATTTACACTCGTTCCAACGCAAACTGTTTGACTTATAGGTTGTGCAGTAATAACAGGAGCTGTATTTACAACTAATGTTACACTTGATGAAGTTTGACTAGGAGAACAAAGTCCCGTAATGACTACATTATAATTTGTTCCTGCATCAGCAACAGTTGCTGCTGTGATAGTAAGAGTTCCTGAAGTTGCACCAGAAATATTTCCAGTGTTCGTTAAATTCACAAGTCCTTTTCTCCATTGATAAGAAATGCCTGTTCCTGTAGCAACCATTGGAAAACTCATGGTAGATCCTGCACAAATAGTTTGTGAAGATGGTTGTGAAGTAATTGCCGGAGCAGTATTTACAACTAAAGATACATTGGTTGAAGTTTGACTAGGTGTACAAAGTCCTGAAACAATTACATTATAATTTGTTGCTGCATCAGCTACTGTTGCTCCTGTAATAGTTAAGTTTGCTGAAGTAGCCCCTGAAATATTTCCAGTATTCGTTAAGTTAACAAGTCCTTTTCTCCATTGATAAGAAAGTCCTGTACCTGTTGCAACAATTGGAAAACTCACAGTAGCCCCTGCACAAACAGTTTGACTAGCTGCTTGAGCAGTGATAGCGGGAGCTGTTCCTATAATTAAAGAAGCATTGATTGAAACAACACTTGGAAGATATGTTCCGTTCACTACAACATTATAATCTGATGCAACATCCGTTGAAGTAGCAGGATTAATAGTAAGTACACTAGAAGTAGCTCCAGCAACATTTCCACCATTCACTAAATTAACTAAACCTTTTCTCCATTGGTAAGTTAAACCAGCACCTATAGCGTTAACCGAAAAACTCATAGAACTACCCGTACAAACTGTTTGAGTAACAGGTTGTGTAATAATAGTTGGTGAAGGATTAGAACATGTTGAAATATAAAGAGTGCTACCATTTACATCCGCAGCACCTGCTGTTGTTAGAGCTCTACCTTGAAGTACAGTACCCGCTCCTAAATTTATTAAAGCGTTGTTTGCAACAATTGTACCTTTCATAAGAGTTCCAGCACCTGTATTAAAAGCCCCTTCTATTTTCCAAAAAACATTACAGGCTAATGCCCCATTTATTAAGTTGACTACGGCGCCTGCATTGGTTGAGAATGCACCCTGCACCTGAATAATAAAGACAGCCCCTGAATTGCTCTGTCCATCTAAGGTAAGAGTTCCATTTAATGAAGCGGCTGTTGAAATAGAATAAGCCCCAGCAGTAATAACTTGATTGTTACCTAAAATAGGTACCGGAATTAA
This region includes:
- a CDS encoding immunoglobulin domain-containing protein; protein product: MKNKFLLLATFTALLCFPKLNFGQAPTLGSTANFVLFSTNGPLNVISASTFTGDVGTNNGTCSGFTGVTGVVHTMDAATALCAADLTTLYNQLNTTAATLIPVPILGNNQVITAGAYSISTAASLNGTLTLDGQSNSGAVFIIQVQGAFSTNAGAVVNLINGALACNVFWKIEGAFNTGAGTLMKGTIVANNALINLGAGTVLQGRALTTAGAADVNGSTLYISTCSNPSPTIITQPVTQTVCTGSSMSFSVNAIGAGLTYQWRKGLVNLVNGGNVAGATSSVLTINPATSTDVASDYNVVVNGTYLPSVVSINASLIIGTAPAITAQAASQTVCAGATVSFPIVATGTGLSYQWRKGLVNLTNTGNISGATSANLTITGATVADAATNYNVIVSGLCTPSQTSTNVSLVVNTAPAITSQPSSQTICAGSTMSFPMVATGTGISYQWRKGLVNLTNTGNISGATSGTLTITAATVADAGTNYNVVITGLCSPSQTSSSVTLVVNTAPVITAQPISQTVCVGTSVNFPVTVTGSGLTYQWRKGLVNIANGGSTSGATSAILTINPVAAVDGASNYNVVISGLCAPSQTSSNVILTVNGSPSITTQPVSQTVCAGSAVSFPVVASGPGITYQWRKGTVNMSNGGTISGVTTATLNISAATLLDAGTNYNVLVSGSCVPNDISMNVSLVVNTSPVISTQPVSQTVCAGSTVNFPVTVTGSGLAYQWRIGTVNLSNGGNISGATSSQLTLNSVTVADALANYNVVITGVCSPTVVSNNVSLVVNTPPSILAQPVTQTICAGSPVNFIVTASGSGLTYQWRKGSTNITNGGTTSGATSSVLTINSVLSSDAAANYNVVVSGLCSPNQISSNVGLVVNTAPSILTQPVSQTICAGGTIIFSVTTAGTNLSYQWRKGTANITNGNNITGANSAILTINPAGTADVASDYNLVVHGDCAPDAISANVALTINVSPIVVMLPGTQKVCEGSSMSLPVTVTGSGLTFQWRRGSVNLVNGGNISGANTAVLTINPVNTSDAGSNYNLVITGLCAPSVTTANLQVTVKTAPVITLQPNNQMGYIGSSVSFIVMATGSELTYQWRRGTVNLVNGGNISGANSSILTINPVNQSDTASNYNVVITGACSPQVVSNNAILWVCFCENPTGIKKEENSVGTVKVFPNPFSNEINISVTKESLMNTCEMKIYDVSGVEVMHSTVTKEITQLNTSKLAPGAYFYRIMYDNKVIQTGKIIGQ
- a CDS encoding ice-binding family protein; translation: MKTKLLYLATAIGIMNLPGVTFGQAPTLGSTAGFAVFTSIGAVTQIGISQITGNVGTNNGSSTGFGNVNGVMNDNNGASALCATDLLSAYNQLNATVAAFFPSPLLGNGATLNAGVYSTSAASTLNGTLTLDAQNNASAIFIFKIGGTFASAAGANVILANGAKACNVFWKVEGAVSLAAGTKMKGTIIANNAAISLSSGATLEGRAMTTSGGITLSDVLAFTPVGCGSPYLTGPASPTLNSTGCYGIFSSNGPVTNTGISFINGGDVGTNVGLTTGFNPLNVSGSIHPIADVSTGTCAADLLTLYTYLNTLPYDINLLYPPQFGNKLVLTPHVYQMNGATTFVDTLFLNGMGNANAVFVISINGALSSSAYASVILTNGTQAKNVFWKVDGAVNLNNYTDFKGTIVANNGAINLATGVELNGRALTTNGSVGTAAINVTVTAGCTAFAPNITTQPINKTLCAPGTASFTVNSTGSNLTYQWRKGSVNLINGGNISGATSPTLIINPVAVSDSSLNYNVIVSGAFAPSDTSNYVSLTVNAPPSITSNASNQISCTNDLVNISVVATGGALTYQWRKGTTNLLNAGNISGVNTPTLTFNTITQADGALDYNVVVMGMCTPSIISANNSLLVNESASITTQPIDQITCLGSAAMFSVTSIGAGLTYQWRKGSVNLVDGGSISGANTANLLINPVVGSDLGTDYNVVITGSCSPAVTSIDAVLIECNDVGINTFDNYSSKSIHLYPNPFSSTLHVSIDNNSTFNKGELRIYNLLGKEVMYSILTKSNNAIETHELADGIYLYTISTNNKIIQSGKLISHK
- a CDS encoding OmpA family protein; translated protein: MKKQILWLACCLTTLTAFTQTEEKKWTLGVHGGLAQYKGDLGNGFYQTDQASYAFAGINVSRYLNNYFDLSLAFSRGEVGYTDHSSVGTALNPNHFLARHNSGNIAVRFHFTKPTAVVRPYLMAGAGLVWYESVFSLQKEHFVFSLPTVGGGFSFQFGPVVSLRLQESFLFTNADHIDGVTAGGDNDMELYHTVALTFNLGKQKDTDKDGVPDKKDKCSDTPTGISVDEFGCPIDTDKDGVADYLDACKDIAGLPSLAGCPDTDMDGITDKDDRCPTVFGPKELNGCPDSDKDGIADINDKCPGTKTGYKVDGNGCAIDTDKDGIVNEEDLCPELAGELVFKGCPDTDKDGISDKEDRCPTAKGSIENKGCPEIPKLDVQKITLIAGKIYFETNSDKLKLISNSALDDLADILKRNQSVNLTIEGHTDSDGDDAYNITLSQKRTESVKNYLISKGISEERLTPVGYGETKPIADNKTNAGKAKNRRVELKTSY
- a CDS encoding CsbD family protein, whose product is MDELHGNWDEVKGKLKQKFAILTDNDLLFVDGKKDEMLGRLELILGRTKEEINKIILHL